A portion of the uncultured Bacteroides sp. genome contains these proteins:
- a CDS encoding TonB-dependent receptor, whose amino-acid sequence MKKQTQIQIRRLFFILLLLVGGSLMTFARAWNKTESTSSLSVQQQKELKITGSVTDKDGGPIIGATVRVENSSVGVITDIEGHYSMMVPGGSKIVYSYIGYKTVTRVASASGDINITLLEDSKVIDEVVVVGYGVQKKTTLSGSVSSISGKEIIKSPAMNVTNSMAGTVPGLVVVAQSGEPGSDYATMYIRGKSSLNDNSPLVVIDGVPNRSLERIDPSTIENITVLKDASAAIYGSQAANGVILVTTKRGKIEKLGITASYSAGWSQPTKTPKLTNAAEYATLVNELTPNTYTSAEIQKYADGSDPWRYPNTDWFKEVLKTWSLQQNANVTMSGGTEKLQAYVSLSTRSQDGFFKNSASKYSQHDLRANIDGKINNYISLSVDANMRMEQSNFLSVGSARLFRDLMTASPILPAVWPNGLPGPPLDLQNQNNPVVQSTSKAGYNKGEKYVFNINAKVNVKIPWVEGLSLTGIAAIDRGLNYTKKFNKKYDLYTWDGTTTGAEGLPTLVKGQYGSSSNLTQQLDISKEYLLNLLVNYQRTFAKVHDVSLLAGIENIENNSNWFSAERRNYTTTFPDELNFGDPNSQYANGSNPGKNRWMNYFGRVNYAYKSKYIAEFVWRYQGSSKFASDTRWGFFPGLSLAYRLSEEDFWKNSKIGGLINNFKLRASYGKTGNDLIDPYQFYSLYAKYWQDFVNGSQTNNSTYYESLAANVKVQWEEADQMNVGFDLTMLDNRFSLTADYFNNLRSKILIPQTASVPDATGMTDILPDINLGKVRNQGFDFEMAWTDKIRDFSYRVALNGGYAKNKIIFFDEAPGAPVWQQQTGHPMNSSLYYQAIGIFHNQTEIDNYPHMDGAVPGDIIFKDVNGDKQITGEDKTRIYKSNIPRWTGGLNLSATYKGFDASFLFQGQAGGVRYVQALGSKDGINYFKSFYDKRWTVDNPNANYPRTFNRNEQYWVSSENPNTFWLHRTDFIRLKTIELGYTIPTSLVHKWGFEKLRINLSGMNLFTYAPDMKDFDPELEYKGDGYAGEGYPIQRIITAGVSINF is encoded by the coding sequence ATGAAAAAACAAACTCAAATTCAGATCAGGAGGTTATTCTTCATTTTGTTGCTGTTGGTGGGCGGGTCTTTGATGACTTTCGCTCGTGCATGGAACAAAACGGAATCTACTTCTTCCCTTTCTGTTCAGCAACAAAAAGAACTTAAGATTACGGGTAGCGTGACGGACAAAGATGGTGGTCCCATCATCGGAGCAACCGTTCGTGTTGAAAATTCTTCTGTTGGAGTAATTACCGATATAGAAGGTCACTATTCAATGATGGTTCCCGGAGGAAGCAAAATAGTCTATTCTTATATAGGATATAAAACGGTGACGCGTGTAGCTTCTGCTTCCGGGGATATCAATATCACGCTTCTGGAAGACTCTAAAGTGATTGATGAAGTGGTGGTAGTGGGCTATGGAGTACAAAAGAAAACAACGTTATCGGGTTCGGTCAGTTCTATTAGCGGTAAGGAGATCATCAAATCTCCGGCAATGAATGTAACCAACTCTATGGCGGGCACTGTACCCGGACTGGTTGTGGTTGCTCAGAGTGGTGAACCGGGTTCGGATTATGCGACCATGTATATCCGTGGAAAAAGTTCCTTGAACGATAACTCTCCGTTGGTGGTGATTGACGGAGTGCCTAATCGTTCTTTGGAGCGTATCGATCCTTCTACTATTGAGAACATTACTGTATTGAAAGATGCATCGGCGGCTATTTACGGTTCGCAGGCTGCCAATGGGGTGATACTTGTGACGACTAAACGTGGCAAGATAGAGAAACTGGGGATTACCGCTTCTTATTCTGCAGGATGGTCGCAACCGACAAAAACGCCTAAGCTTACCAATGCGGCAGAATATGCTACACTGGTGAACGAGCTTACTCCGAATACGTATACGTCTGCGGAAATACAGAAATATGCCGATGGGAGTGACCCCTGGCGTTATCCGAATACCGATTGGTTTAAGGAAGTTTTGAAGACCTGGTCGTTGCAACAAAATGCCAACGTGACGATGTCGGGCGGTACGGAGAAACTACAAGCGTATGTTTCTTTGTCTACCCGTTCACAAGATGGATTCTTCAAAAATAGTGCGAGCAAGTATTCACAGCACGATCTCCGTGCGAATATTGATGGCAAGATAAACAACTATATCAGCCTGTCGGTGGATGCCAATATGCGTATGGAACAGAGTAATTTCCTCTCTGTCGGTTCTGCCAGATTGTTTCGCGATTTGATGACGGCCAGTCCCATCTTGCCGGCTGTATGGCCTAATGGCCTACCTGGTCCCCCTTTGGATTTGCAGAATCAGAACAACCCCGTTGTTCAGTCTACTTCCAAGGCCGGTTATAACAAAGGAGAAAAATATGTGTTCAACATCAATGCAAAGGTGAATGTGAAAATACCTTGGGTGGAAGGTTTATCGCTCACAGGTATTGCTGCCATTGACCGCGGACTCAATTACACCAAAAAGTTTAATAAGAAATATGATTTATATACATGGGACGGGACAACGACAGGTGCCGAAGGGCTTCCCACATTGGTGAAAGGACAATATGGCTCTTCCAGCAATCTGACTCAACAACTGGATATCAGTAAGGAATATTTGCTGAACTTGCTGGTAAACTATCAGCGCACCTTTGCCAAAGTACACGATGTGTCTTTATTAGCAGGTATAGAGAACATAGAAAATAACTCAAACTGGTTTAGTGCCGAGCGGAGGAACTATACGACGACTTTTCCCGACGAACTGAACTTTGGCGATCCGAACAGCCAATATGCCAATGGTTCCAATCCGGGCAAGAATCGCTGGATGAACTATTTCGGTCGTGTCAACTACGCTTATAAAAGCAAATACATTGCCGAATTTGTATGGAGATATCAGGGATCAAGTAAATTTGCTTCCGACACACGCTGGGGCTTTTTCCCCGGGCTCTCTCTGGCTTATCGCTTATCCGAAGAGGACTTTTGGAAGAATAGTAAGATCGGTGGTCTGATAAACAATTTTAAGCTGAGGGCATCGTATGGAAAAACAGGGAACGATCTCATCGATCCGTATCAATTCTACTCGCTCTATGCTAAATATTGGCAGGATTTTGTCAATGGTAGTCAGACGAACAATTCTACTTATTACGAGAGTCTTGCTGCCAACGTTAAAGTACAGTGGGAAGAGGCGGATCAGATGAACGTTGGTTTTGACTTGACCATGCTTGATAATCGCTTCTCTCTTACAGCCGATTATTTCAATAATTTGCGTTCAAAGATATTAATCCCTCAAACGGCTTCGGTACCCGATGCTACCGGGATGACAGATATTTTGCCTGATATCAATCTGGGGAAGGTGCGTAACCAGGGATTTGACTTTGAGATGGCATGGACAGACAAAATCCGTGATTTCAGCTACCGTGTTGCTCTGAACGGTGGTTATGCCAAGAACAAGATCATCTTCTTTGATGAGGCGCCAGGGGCACCGGTGTGGCAACAGCAAACGGGTCACCCCATGAATTCGAGTCTTTACTATCAGGCTATCGGCATTTTCCATAATCAGACTGAGATAGACAATTATCCACACATGGATGGAGCGGTTCCGGGAGATATCATTTTCAAAGATGTGAACGGAGATAAACAGATCACCGGTGAGGATAAGACTCGTATTTATAAAAGTAACATACCCCGGTGGACGGGTGGACTAAATTTATCTGCCACATACAAAGGCTTTGACGCTTCGTTCCTCTTTCAGGGACAAGCCGGAGGGGTGCGTTACGTGCAGGCTTTGGGAAGCAAAGATGGCATTAATTATTTCAAATCATTCTATGATAAACGTTGGACGGTAGATAACCCTAATGCAAACTATCCACGTACATTCAATCGCAATGAACAGTATTGGGTAAGTTCCGAAAATCCAAATACTTTCTGGCTCCACCGCACGGATTTTATCCGACTGAAAACAATAGAACTGGGATATACCATTCCTACATCTCTTGTGCATAAATGGGGATTTGAAAAACTGCGGATAAATCTTAGCGGAATGAATCTGTTTACTTATGCACCCGATATGAAGGACTTTGATCCTGAATTGGAATATAAAGGTGACGGATATGCAGGTGAAGGTTATCCGATACAAAGAATTATAACCGCAGGTGTTTCTATTAACTTTTAA
- a CDS encoding ATP-binding protein, producing the protein MKRIIITLFLLQQTFFLFSQEFRHYDTMDGLSSIEVTSICENENFMWMATTDGLNRFDGRNFKVYKRENGNPNSLTANNIETLLFDSRGLLWIGLKTGGVDIYDPQKDQFTHLRNIIKGKCPHRVISIFEDSQKNIWLGSWEEGLYRLTPNKNHGYDISAYYDGYIISSILEKPRGYVWFGSYFGFFVYDLKSKQWIEKGKGNMAVTQFLDSGEKDALWCSTWNSGLLKMQWNGTKPMQVKTEAKHTGKEFLSIFRMLQGAGNNLYLGTWGEGVKMINADDSNMRLLANKNFDASLINCLYRDKYNDIWIGTFGKGIYRFNPDENGIKRFPVSHELPVSAMSLTSVENNSILVGTQGNGVYLCRLADNSIVAKSGNIKNGSLNNYILSMYSDHQFIMAGHDGYGFLYHFKEGNTHEELSLKSFSGDKQLEKITSFFYSDDGRVWIGSKQNGLMSVKPDKKKESFTRYMHYDSFGRDEITGFAPYDTHHLWISSHSGLYLFNTQSNKIEKNGHIISDEIVYSLAMNKQNHCLWIGTSTDLLQIDKGSTQAHSVFPSDILPKGAIKDLTLDSENNLWFSIGGRIFCYMTTRKMIKEINSTVFGKHTILSASRAIIDNREHIVFGSTDYLIIIDPHLALNQSEKTKILLTELQVDHQRVKAGEKIHDKIVLTKEAEYVSSIELSYKSKWVTLSFTETGTDFYNNKYQYRIRGFSDNWQYLNLSYPISFSQLVPGSYVLEIRKYDGFADKPVCWSMDITVTPPWWNTGWFYTLLIICIAITLGLIVYLILRRYKKQQLRRLHKIERVKQEELLREKESFFAGLSHDLLTPFSLIVAPANDLLRESTKEDPHYEKLEIIAKNASFLSEIFSTILDFKRAEFSDSEIKERKTEIVSFTRLVVQSFAYLAKSKNIGLDYQPSMPELHLLIDHVKIERILYNLISNSLKYTSEEGMITVSLDYDDSRSELCYQIKDNGAGIEKINQLKVFDKFYREPKYAHSHTSQGFGIGLYVVKRFVAMLNGKLSIESEPGKGTKVNITLPAAVCPNEMDKELDAAKSSSKQDDAITILLVEDNEELREYLKTKFSSHFTVITARNGVEAMELIAEYLPEIVVSDVMMPESDGFTLCRRIKENSLYADIFVILLTAKSSTDDELQGYKAGADIYIKKPFDSDALINQMININQTRQKRKAQLLGRLVSPDSKDIEFDPKDQFLQQSMKVIEEHLMDADFKIDEFAAEMNISKTVLHRKFRALVGQTPNQFIRTIRLRKAVNLLNNSELTIAEIAYLTGFNQSHYFIKCFREVYNDTPKNFRQKKQERDEKQEEE; encoded by the coding sequence ATGAAACGAATCATCATCACCTTATTCTTATTGCAACAAACGTTCTTTTTGTTCTCTCAGGAGTTCCGACATTATGATACGATGGACGGACTCTCGAGCATAGAGGTCACTTCGATCTGCGAAAACGAGAATTTTATGTGGATGGCCACTACCGACGGATTGAATCGGTTTGACGGCCGGAACTTCAAGGTGTACAAAAGAGAAAACGGGAATCCAAACAGTCTGACGGCCAATAACATTGAGACACTTCTGTTTGACTCCCGCGGGCTGCTTTGGATAGGATTAAAAACAGGAGGTGTTGATATCTACGATCCACAAAAAGATCAGTTTACCCATTTGCGAAACATCATCAAAGGGAAATGTCCGCACCGCGTGATCTCCATCTTTGAAGACTCACAAAAAAACATCTGGTTGGGAAGCTGGGAAGAAGGTTTATACAGGTTGACCCCAAACAAAAATCACGGTTATGACATATCGGCGTATTACGACGGATACATCATTTCAAGCATCTTGGAGAAGCCCCGGGGATACGTTTGGTTCGGAAGCTATTTTGGTTTTTTCGTTTACGATCTCAAAAGCAAACAATGGATTGAAAAAGGAAAAGGCAACATGGCCGTCACCCAATTTTTGGATAGCGGAGAGAAAGATGCCCTCTGGTGTTCAACCTGGAATTCAGGACTACTGAAAATGCAATGGAACGGCACAAAGCCTATGCAAGTGAAGACTGAAGCAAAACACACCGGCAAAGAGTTTCTGTCTATCTTCAGAATGTTGCAAGGTGCCGGAAATAATTTATATCTCGGAACATGGGGTGAAGGAGTAAAGATGATCAATGCAGATGACAGCAACATGCGGTTACTGGCCAACAAAAACTTTGATGCCTCACTCATAAATTGCCTTTACAGGGACAAATACAACGACATCTGGATAGGCACTTTCGGGAAGGGAATCTATCGGTTTAACCCGGATGAAAACGGGATCAAACGTTTCCCCGTTTCACACGAACTACCCGTATCGGCCATGTCGCTCACTTCCGTAGAAAACAATTCTATTCTGGTAGGTACACAAGGCAATGGAGTGTATCTATGCCGGTTAGCGGATAATAGTATTGTAGCTAAATCCGGAAACATAAAAAACGGATCACTCAATAACTATATCTTGTCCATGTACTCGGACCATCAATTCATCATGGCAGGACATGACGGATACGGATTTCTATACCACTTCAAAGAGGGCAACACACACGAGGAGTTGAGTTTAAAATCATTTTCGGGCGACAAACAATTGGAAAAAATAACCTCCTTCTTCTACAGCGACGACGGACGTGTATGGATCGGTTCCAAACAGAACGGCCTGATGTCCGTCAAACCTGATAAGAAGAAAGAAAGTTTCACCCGATATATGCATTACGATTCCTTCGGGCGTGATGAGATAACCGGTTTTGCACCCTACGACACACATCATTTATGGATTTCATCGCACAGCGGATTATACCTGTTCAACACACAAAGCAATAAAATAGAGAAGAATGGACACATCATATCCGACGAGATAGTGTACAGTTTAGCGATGAACAAACAGAATCATTGTTTGTGGATAGGTACATCAACCGATCTGTTGCAAATAGATAAAGGATCTACGCAGGCACATTCCGTTTTTCCGTCAGATATTCTGCCCAAAGGTGCGATCAAAGATTTGACGCTCGACTCGGAAAACAACTTGTGGTTCTCTATCGGAGGACGCATCTTTTGCTACATGACCACCCGAAAGATGATCAAGGAAATAAACTCCACCGTTTTTGGAAAGCATACCATCTTATCGGCATCACGAGCCATTATTGACAACCGAGAGCATATCGTATTCGGCAGCACAGACTATTTGATCATCATCGATCCACACTTGGCATTGAATCAATCCGAGAAAACAAAGATACTACTGACTGAACTACAGGTAGACCATCAAAGGGTAAAAGCAGGAGAAAAGATACACGATAAAATAGTCTTGACCAAAGAGGCGGAGTACGTATCGTCCATCGAACTATCCTATAAATCGAAATGGGTAACCCTCTCTTTTACGGAGACAGGAACGGATTTTTATAACAATAAGTACCAGTATCGCATCCGTGGATTTAGCGATAACTGGCAATACCTAAACCTCTCCTATCCCATTTCCTTTTCACAACTCGTGCCTGGAAGTTACGTGCTCGAAATACGAAAATACGATGGATTTGCCGACAAACCCGTCTGCTGGTCCATGGATATAACCGTCACTCCACCCTGGTGGAACACAGGATGGTTTTACACGTTGCTCATTATTTGTATTGCAATCACTCTGGGGTTAATTGTATACCTCATCTTACGACGTTACAAAAAACAGCAGTTAAGAAGACTACACAAGATAGAGAGAGTGAAACAAGAAGAACTGTTGCGTGAAAAAGAGAGCTTCTTTGCCGGACTGTCTCATGATCTGTTGACCCCTTTCTCGTTAATTGTGGCTCCGGCAAACGACCTGCTACGAGAAAGCACTAAAGAAGATCCGCATTATGAGAAACTTGAAATAATAGCCAAAAACGCCTCCTTCTTATCCGAGATATTCAGTACGATACTCGATTTCAAAAGAGCCGAGTTTTCCGACTCCGAGATAAAGGAAAGAAAAACCGAGATAGTATCGTTTACCCGTTTAGTCGTTCAGTCGTTTGCCTACCTGGCAAAATCCAAAAACATCGGATTGGATTATCAGCCATCAATGCCCGAGCTCCACCTCCTGATAGACCATGTAAAGATAGAAAGGATACTATACAATCTGATCAGTAATTCACTAAAATATACTTCGGAAGAAGGGATGATTACCGTCTCACTGGATTATGATGATTCCAGGTCGGAACTCTGTTACCAGATAAAGGATAACGGAGCAGGCATCGAGAAAATCAACCAACTAAAGGTATTCGACAAATTCTATCGTGAACCGAAGTATGCCCATAGTCACACTTCACAAGGTTTCGGCATCGGCCTCTACGTGGTGAAACGTTTTGTAGCCATGCTAAACGGAAAGCTCTCCATTGAATCCGAACCGGGAAAGGGAACGAAAGTCAACATTACCCTGCCTGCCGCCGTTTGCCCCAATGAAATGGATAAAGAGCTTGACGCAGCAAAGAGTAGCAGCAAGCAAGATGATGCAATCACCATCCTGCTGGTGGAAGATAATGAAGAATTAAGAGAGTATCTGAAAACAAAATTCTCGTCACATTTTACTGTGATCACTGCCCGAAACGGTGTCGAAGCAATGGAACTCATAGCGGAATACTTGCCCGAAATTGTGGTGTCGGATGTGATGATGCCCGAGAGTGACGGATTCACTTTGTGCCGTAGGATAAAAGAAAACAGCCTGTATGCCGATATATTCGTGATACTGCTCACGGCAAAATCGTCGACAGATGATGAACTACAAGGTTACAAAGCCGGTGCGGATATCTACATCAAAAAACCATTCGATTCCGATGCGCTCATCAATCAGATGATCAATATCAACCAGACGCGTCAGAAGAGAAAAGCCCAACTCTTAGGAAGACTTGTTTCTCCGGATAGCAAGGATATAGAGTTTGACCCGAAAGACCAGTTCCTGCAACAATCGATGAAAGTAATTGAAGAGCATCTGATGGATGCCGACTTTAAGATTGATGAGTTTGCAGCGGAAATGAATATCAGCAAAACGGTGCTGCATCGTAAGTTCAGAGCATTAGTAGGACAAACGCCCAACCAGTTTATCCGCACCATCCGCCTGCGAAAAGCGGTCAACCTGCTCAACAACAGCGAACTGACTATTGCAGAGATTGCTTATCTGACGGGGTTTAATCAATCGCACTACTTCATCAAATGCTTTCGGGAAGTGTATAATGATACACCAAAGAATTTTAGACAGAAGAAACAGGAGCGAGATGAAAAACAAGAAGAAGAATGA
- a CDS encoding PhoH family protein — MGTKKNFVLDTNVILHDYNCLRNFQENDIYLPIVVLEELDKFKKGNEQINFNAREFVRELDAITDDSLFTKGAPLGEGLGRLFVMTGSTQSERVKASFSEHIPDHQILAVADYLEQKYPRTKTILVTKDVNLRMKARSIGVLCEDYINDKVVNVDIFEKSNEVFDAIDPALIDRIYSSKEGLDVAEFDFKDILRPNECFVLKSDRNSVLARYNPFTHTVNRVGKSKNYGIEPRNAEQSFAFEVLDDPEIKLVALTGKAGTGKTLLALAAALSKLTDYKQILLARPIVSLSNKDIGFLPGDAQEKVAPYMQPLFDNLNVIKHQFPGNSPEVKRLEDMQKSDQLVIEALAFIRGRSLSDTYCIIDEAQNLTPHEIKTIITRAGEGTKMVFTGDIQQIDQPYLDSQSNGLVYMIDRMKDQNIFAHINLVKGERSHLSELASNLM, encoded by the coding sequence ATGGGAACTAAAAAGAATTTTGTGCTCGACACAAACGTAATTCTTCACGATTACAACTGTCTCAGAAACTTTCAGGAAAACGACATCTACTTACCCATTGTGGTCCTTGAGGAGTTAGATAAGTTCAAGAAAGGGAACGAACAGATAAATTTCAATGCCCGTGAGTTTGTACGAGAGCTGGATGCCATCACAGATGACAGCCTTTTCACAAAAGGAGCGCCGCTGGGCGAGGGGTTAGGTCGGTTGTTTGTCATGACCGGCAGCACTCAGTCCGAACGTGTCAAAGCTTCCTTTTCCGAACATATTCCCGATCACCAAATTCTTGCCGTAGCCGATTATCTCGAACAGAAATATCCTCGTACCAAAACCATCCTTGTAACCAAAGATGTCAATCTGCGTATGAAGGCGCGTTCCATTGGGGTACTTTGCGAAGATTACATCAACGATAAGGTTGTCAATGTCGATATTTTCGAGAAATCGAACGAAGTGTTTGATGCGATTGATCCGGCACTGATCGATCGTATTTACTCCTCTAAGGAGGGGTTGGATGTGGCGGAGTTCGATTTCAAAGATATTCTTCGTCCCAATGAATGTTTTGTGCTCAAGAGTGATCGTAACAGCGTGTTGGCGCGCTACAATCCGTTCACTCATACGGTCAACCGTGTAGGCAAATCAAAGAACTATGGCATCGAACCTCGCAATGCCGAGCAAAGTTTTGCTTTCGAAGTGCTCGATGATCCTGAGATAAAGCTGGTGGCACTCACTGGAAAGGCAGGTACCGGCAAGACTCTTCTTGCGCTTGCGGCCGCATTGTCTAAACTCACCGATTATAAGCAGATACTTCTGGCTCGTCCTATCGTGTCGCTGTCCAACAAAGACATCGGTTTCCTGCCCGGTGATGCGCAAGAGAAAGTAGCGCCCTATATGCAGCCCTTGTTTGATAATCTCAACGTGATCAAGCACCAGTTTCCCGGCAACTCTCCCGAGGTGAAGCGCCTTGAGGATATGCAGAAGAGCGATCAACTGGTCATCGAAGCCCTCGCCTTTATCCGTGGTCGCAGTCTGAGCGATACGTATTGCATCATCGATGAGGCGCAGAACCTCACTCCGCATGAAATCAAAACCATCATTACCCGTGCGGGCGAAGGAACGAAAATGGTGTTTACGGGTGATATTCAGCAGATAGATCAACCTTATCTGGATAGCCAGTCCAATGGCTTGGTTTACATGATCGATCGCATGAAGGACCAGAACATCTTTGCTCACATCAATCTGGTGAAAGGAGAGCGTAGTCATCTGAGTGAACTAGCTAGTAACTTGATGTAG
- a CDS encoding folylpolyglutamate synthase/dihydrofolate synthase family protein — protein MNYQETLMYLYSVAPLFQQVGSKAYKEGLENTRTLDAHFGHPHQSYHTIHVAGTNGKGSCSHTLAAILQEAGYRVGLYTSPHLVDFRERIRVNGVPMPEEYVVNFVEEQRAFFEPLFSSFFELTTAMAFRYFADAKVDVAVIEVGLGGRLDCTNIITPDVSVITNISFDHTQFLGDTLAKIAGEKAGIMKPAIPVVVGETTEETRPVFEARAKEVNASIIFAEDEQRLSGAEMGARGFWNYQCADYPNLQGELGGLCQLKNTNTLLSVLPLLKEAGYRITEASVRKGFAQVCERTGLMGRWQKLQEHPTLICDTGHNVGGMTYICEQLRRQTYHTLHIVIGMVNDKDIRGVVALLPKEAEYYFTKASVKRALAEQELSELAGAMGLKGSCYPDVPTAVRAAKEKSLPEDFIFVGGSSFIVADLLANRDTLDLY, from the coding sequence ATGAATTATCAGGAAACATTGATGTATTTATACAGCGTAGCGCCACTTTTTCAGCAAGTAGGCAGCAAGGCTTACAAAGAAGGATTGGAAAATACACGAACGCTGGATGCGCATTTTGGACATCCACATCAATCTTATCACACCATTCATGTGGCGGGAACGAACGGCAAAGGTTCCTGCTCACACACGCTGGCTGCCATCCTGCAAGAGGCGGGTTACAGGGTGGGACTCTATACTTCGCCACATCTGGTAGATTTTCGGGAACGAATTAGAGTAAATGGTGTACCGATGCCGGAAGAATATGTGGTCAATTTCGTGGAAGAGCAACGAGCGTTCTTTGAACCTTTATTTTCCTCTTTCTTTGAATTGACTACGGCCATGGCTTTTCGTTACTTTGCGGATGCTAAAGTGGATGTGGCGGTGATTGAAGTGGGATTAGGCGGAAGACTGGACTGCACCAACATTATCACTCCCGATGTAAGCGTGATCACGAATATCAGCTTTGACCATACTCAGTTCCTGGGGGATACGCTTGCTAAGATTGCCGGAGAGAAGGCGGGCATCATGAAACCCGCTATCCCCGTAGTGGTAGGCGAAACAACGGAAGAAACACGGCCGGTATTTGAGGCTAGAGCCAAAGAGGTAAACGCTTCGATCATTTTTGCCGAGGACGAACAACGGCTTTCGGGTGCGGAGATGGGTGCAAGGGGATTCTGGAACTATCAATGTGCAGACTATCCCAACTTGCAAGGAGAGTTGGGCGGCCTCTGCCAACTGAAAAATACGAACACGCTGCTGAGTGTGCTACCCTTACTTAAAGAAGCGGGGTATCGCATCACGGAAGCGTCCGTACGCAAAGGCTTCGCACAAGTCTGCGAACGGACAGGGTTGATGGGACGTTGGCAAAAACTGCAAGAACACCCAACGTTGATCTGTGACACGGGACACAACGTAGGAGGTATGACGTACATCTGCGAGCAATTGAGACGGCAAACGTATCACACACTACACATTGTGATAGGCATGGTGAACGACAAAGACATCAGGGGAGTAGTGGCATTGCTACCCAAAGAAGCGGAGTATTACTTTACGAAAGCGAGCGTGAAGCGGGCTTTAGCGGAACAGGAACTAAGTGAGCTGGCTGGTGCGATGGGGCTCAAAGGAAGTTGTTACCCGGACGTACCCACGGCAGTAAGGGCGGCAAAAGAAAAAAGCCTCCCGGAAGATTTTATCTTCGTGGGAGGCAGTAGCTTTATTGTTGCAGATTTGTTAGCGAACCGCGATACACTCGATCTCTACTAG
- a CDS encoding RidA family protein: MKKVICSEKAPGAIGPYSQAIEAAGMVFVSGQLPIDAATGVMAEGIEAQARQSLENIKHILAEAGLTMADIVKTTVFLQDMSLFAGMNGVYSTYFDGAFPARSAVAVKALPKDALVEIECIAVR; this comes from the coding sequence ATGAAAAAAGTTATTTGTAGTGAAAAGGCACCCGGTGCTATCGGGCCTTATAGTCAGGCTATCGAAGCCGCAGGTATGGTGTTTGTTTCCGGACAGTTGCCCATTGATGCGGCTACCGGAGTAATGGCCGAAGGCATCGAAGCACAGGCTCGTCAGTCGTTGGAAAACATCAAGCACATTCTGGCTGAGGCCGGACTGACGATGGCGGATATTGTCAAGACCACCGTCTTCTTGCAAGACATGAGTCTCTTTGCCGGCATGAACGGCGTTTACTCCACCTATTTTGATGGAGCTTTTCCCGCACGTTCTGCTGTTGCCGTAAAGGCGTTGCCCAAAGATGCGCTAGTAGAGATCGAGTGTATCGCGGTTCGCTAA